The following proteins come from a genomic window of Miscanthus floridulus cultivar M001 chromosome 2, ASM1932011v1, whole genome shotgun sequence:
- the LOC136538415 gene encoding disease resistance protein RGA5-like — protein sequence MDLVTGALSLLPSKLLELLKDEYKLQKGVREQVQSLSWELESMHAALRKVAAVPWDQLDEQDKVWAREVREASYDMEDILDTFLVRVDGQEQADPSKFKHAMKYMGDLFSKGKARHEISCAIEDIKKQLEDITERRKRYRIDDLVAKPAATTSIDPRISALYTKVSQLVGIGKPRDKVTKLLTSIAEDMETKIVSIVGFGGLGKTTLAKAVYENLSQDVRFKAFVPVGRNPDLKTVLKDILIDLDKQRYTTELNLTILNERQLIDELREFLKDKRYFIVIDDIWDVPSWNIIRYALYDNSLGSKIVITTRKHDVAMKVGCSYNMEPLPYESSKELFYGRIFGSEQKCPKKFVEISEGIIKKCGGVPLAIITTSSFLANKLGNIKEWYEFCESIGSGLGGNSDMENMRKILSLSYYDLPDHLKTCLLYLSVFPEDYEINSGRLIWRWIAEDFVPPGEGGQSLFELGQSYFYKLINRSLIQPAQMDMDGMPLACHVHDMVLDLICSLSREENFVATILGDTKQNTSSWGGKVHRLSLHNTTWPTLDMSKLRSLTIFNGAIINPVPSLSCHRLLRVLDLNGCNLGDHQNLSFVGSLFHLRYLGIRGTGYDGELPLEIGKLQVLQTLSLSGTNCIELPSSIAGLKRLMCLDLDWNICLPDGLRNLTSLEVIWCAIVDSAHIVEELGHLTQLRILTVQLKLGKETGCDDEGICKALVESLGKLQNIQHLAISSDGGVMNLEGSLESLGNLSYLRIEQTSLLPTWIYPGSLLLLSSLDIMVAQVRREDIHVLGMLQALRILVVRVSGNNIQVLGRFVVGPDAFPCARVCRFYGFQTVPSMFPRGAMPRLEDFEFWIRLQDFFPGEFTTDDLSLDHLPYLRRVSVYLHRGKEKIDEEMEMKLKEKLRQEADDHPNHPSVNYIFFG from the exons ATGGACTTGGTCACGGGTGCGTTGAGCTTGCTCCCCTCCAAGCTGCTGGAGCTGCTCAAGGACGAGTACAAGCTGCAGAAGGGCGTTAGGGAACAAGTGCAGTCCCTTTCCTGGGAGCTTGAGAGCATGCACGCCGCCCTCCGCAAGGTGGCGGCAGTGCCATGGGACCAGCTCGACGAGCAGGACAAGGTCTGGGCGCGCGAGGTCAGGGAGGCATCCTACGACATGGAAGATATACTCGACACCTTCCTCGTGCGTGTCGACGGCCAAGAACAGGCTGATCCGAGCAAGTTCAAGCACGCCATGAAGTACATGGGAGACCTGTTCAGCAAGGGCAAGGCTCGACATGAAATTTCTTGCGCCATTGAAGATATCAAGAAGCAACTTGAGGATATAACAGAGCGGCGTAAAAGGTATAGGATCGATGATCTTGTGGCCAAGCCTGCTGCTACAACAAGTATTGATCCACGGATCTCGGCTCTGTACACAAAAGTGTCACAGCTGGTGGGCATAGGAAAGCCAAGGGATAAGGTTACAAAACTGCTGACATCAATAGCGGAAGACATGGAGACGAAGATAGTCTCTATTGTTGGGTTTGGTGGGTTAGGCAAGACTACTCTTGCTAAAGCTGTGTATGAGAATCTTAGTCAGGATGTCCGTTTCAAGGCTTTTGTTCCTGTTGGCCGGAATCCAGACTTGAAAACAGTCTTAAAGGACATTCTTATTGATCTGGACAAGCAACGTTACACCACCGAATTAAATTTGACAATATTGAATGAAAGGCAGCTAATCGATGAACTTCGAGAGTTCCTCAAGGATAAGAG GTACTTCATTGTTATTGATGACATATGGGATGTACCATCGTGGAACATAATAAGATATGCTCTGTATGACAATAGCTTGGGAAGCAAAATAGTCATAACTACCCGCAAGCATGATGTTGCCATGAAAGTTGGTTGTTCTTATAACATGGAACCCCTTCCCTATGAGAGTTCTAAAGAATTATTCTATGGGAGAATATTTGGCTCTGAACAGAAATGTCCTAAAAAATTTGTGGAAATATCTGAAGGCATAATTAAGAAATGTGGAGGCGTGCCATTAGCTATCATTACCACATCAAGTTTTTTGGCAAATAAGTTGGGAAATATAAAAGAGTGGTATGAGTTTTGTGAGTCTATTGGTTCCGGACTTGGAGGCAATTCTGATATGGAAAACATGAGAAAGATATTATCTCTTAGCTATTATGATCTACCAGATCATCTGAAGACCTGCTTATTATACTTAAGTGTATTTCCAGAAGACTACGAGATTAACAGTGGGCGGCTGATATGGAGGTGGATAGCTGAAGATTTTGTTCCACCTGGAGAAGGGGGCCAAAGTTTATTTGAGCTTGGACAGAGTTACTTCTATAAGCTTATAAATCGAAGCCTGATCCAGCCAGCacagatggatatggatggtaTGCCTTTGGCTTGCCATGTCCATGATATGGTGCTTGATCTCATTTGTTCCCTGTCAAGAGAAGAAAATTTTGTTGCAACTATATTAGGTGACACCAAGCAAAACACATCATCTTGGGGAGGCAAGGTTCATAGGTTGTCCCTCCATAATACTACTTGGCCTACGTTGGACATGTCAAAACTAAGGTCACTTACTATCTTCAATGGTGCTATAATTAATCCGGTGCCATCCCTTTCATGCCATCGTCTTCTTCGTGTATTGGATCTCAATGGCTGCAATCTTGGGGACCATCAAAATTTGAGTTTTGTTGGGAGCTTATTTCACCTGAGGTATCTAGGGATAAGAGGTACTGGATATGATGGTGAGCTCCCATTGGAGATCGGGAAGCTACAGGTTCTGCAGACATTGAGCTTGTCTGGAACTAATTGTATAGAATTGCCATCGAGTATTGCTGGGCTAAAACGATTGATGTGTCTGGATCTTGATTGGAATATATGCCTGCCAGATGGATTGAGGAATCTAACATCGTTAGAAGTGATATGGTGTGCAATTGTTGATTCTGCGCACATTGTAGAAGAGCTAGGCCATCTGACGCAACTGAGGATCCTTACTGTCCAGCTGAAATTGGGCAAGGAAACAGGATGTGATGATGAGGGCATATGCAAAGCTTTAGTGGAGTCCCTAGGTAAACTGCAAAACATCCAACATCTAGCAATAAGCTCAGACGGCGGGGTGATGAATCTTGAAGGCTCGCTGGAGTCCCTAGGCAACCTGTCCTACCTTCGTATTGAACAAACTAGTTTGTTGCCCACATGGATTTATCCTGGATCGCTTCTCCTTCTATCCTCCCTGGATATTATGGTGGCTCAGGTGCGAAGGGAGGACATCCACGTCCTCGGGATGCTGCAGGCTCTTCGTATTCTGGTAGTCCGTGTGTCCGGTAACAACATACAAGTGCTGGGAAGGTTCGTGGTTGGCCCTGATGCCTTCCCATGCGCAAGAGTGTGCAGATTCTATGGTTTTCAAACTGTGCCGTCTATGTTCCCACGAGGAGCTATGCCCAGGCTTGAAGATTTTGAATTCTGGATCCGCCTGCAGGATTTCTTCCCAGGTGAATTTACTACCGATGACCTGTCCCTGGACCACCTCCCGTACCTTCGGAGAGTGTCTGTCTATCTTCATCGTGGAAAGGAAAAGATCGACGAGGAGATGGAAATGAAACTGAAAGAGAAGCTGAGGCAAGAGGCGGATGACCACCCCAACCACCCTTCCGTTAATTATATATTTTTCGGTTGA